A genomic stretch from Candidatus Zixiibacteriota bacterium includes:
- a CDS encoding M3 family oligoendopeptidase encodes MNQTPTTAKTPTWDLDSIFPGGSTSTQYAAFREDIRKRLKATVDDFHRLPRKLDDSNLDAWTEFIIKLQDLFTRINHASAFAECLVSQNVDDNKAHQIQGEIDVFESELQKIFVLFESFAENQSDTAWEKLVTGKELVETRFFLDEMRRTARLKMEPQFEALATDLAVNGYHAWNRLYGKIYGDLRVDFKENGKTVRLSVGQLNNKFNSPDREIRKQAFEKLEEAWGSTASVAAMALNFQAGFRLTLYEKRKWESPLLEPLLNSRIKEETLKAMWSAVAKAAPQIKKYIEAKKKILGIDGFKWYDQFSQVGEMNKSYTFNEAADFIIDNLGAFNKNQADFTRMAIDRRWVEAEDRAGKAGGAFCTGLDFAKQSRVLMTFSQNLDSMMTLAHELGHAYHQYILKDTPRFAAEYPMTLAETASIFNELLISDAALEKADGVNEKLLLLDLKLQNAYILFCNIYARFLFDTAFYRERKSGLLSRERLDEIMIESQKKAFMGTLDDDGYHPLFWCSKLHFYITDNPFYNFPYTFGYLFAGGVYNRAREEGPSFADKYIALMADTGKMTSEDVARKHMGVDLTGEEFWNDAVSRCMADVELFVKLVNQKK; translated from the coding sequence ATGAACCAAACCCCAACCACAGCCAAGACCCCCACCTGGGACCTTGATTCCATCTTCCCCGGAGGTAGCACTTCGACACAATATGCCGCTTTCAGGGAGGATATCAGAAAAAGACTGAAAGCCACCGTCGATGATTTCCATCGCCTCCCCCGGAAACTGGATGATTCCAATCTGGACGCCTGGACCGAATTTATTATAAAACTGCAGGACCTTTTCACCCGGATCAATCATGCTTCGGCCTTTGCCGAGTGCCTGGTCAGCCAGAATGTCGATGACAATAAAGCTCATCAAATTCAGGGCGAGATCGATGTTTTTGAATCGGAATTGCAGAAAATTTTCGTCCTGTTCGAATCCTTTGCCGAAAACCAGTCCGATACCGCCTGGGAGAAACTGGTTACCGGCAAGGAACTGGTTGAAACCCGGTTTTTCCTTGATGAAATGAGGCGGACGGCCCGACTGAAAATGGAACCCCAATTCGAGGCCCTGGCGACCGATCTGGCGGTTAACGGTTATCATGCCTGGAACCGCCTTTATGGTAAAATCTACGGTGACCTGCGAGTTGATTTTAAAGAAAACGGCAAAACCGTCAGGCTCTCGGTGGGTCAGCTCAATAACAAATTCAACAGCCCCGATCGCGAAATCCGCAAACAGGCTTTCGAAAAACTGGAAGAGGCCTGGGGATCCACCGCCTCGGTGGCCGCCATGGCGCTCAATTTCCAGGCCGGGTTTCGTCTGACTCTCTACGAAAAAAGAAAATGGGAGTCCCCACTGCTCGAGCCGCTTCTCAACAGCCGGATAAAAGAGGAGACTCTCAAGGCCATGTGGAGTGCGGTCGCCAAAGCCGCCCCGCAAATTAAAAAATATATCGAGGCCAAGAAAAAAATTCTCGGTATTGACGGTTTCAAATGGTATGACCAGTTCTCTCAGGTGGGAGAAATGAATAAATCTTACACTTTCAATGAAGCCGCCGATTTCATAATCGACAACCTCGGAGCTTTCAATAAAAATCAGGCTGATTTCACGCGGATGGCCATCGACCGGCGATGGGTCGAGGCCGAGGATCGGGCTGGCAAAGCCGGAGGCGCTTTCTGTACCGGGCTGGATTTTGCCAAACAATCACGGGTCCTGATGACTTTCAGCCAAAATCTCGACAGCATGATGACCCTGGCTCATGAATTAGGTCATGCCTATCACCAGTATATCCTCAAGGATACCCCGCGGTTTGCCGCCGAATATCCCATGACCCTGGCCGAAACCGCCTCGATTTTCAATGAGCTCTTGATCTCCGATGCCGCTCTTGAAAAGGCCGATGGAGTCAACGAAAAATTGCTGTTGCTCGATCTTAAACTGCAAAATGCCTATATTCTTTTCTGTAATATTTACGCCCGCTTCCTGTTCGACACGGCCTTCTACCGGGAACGCAAATCCGGTCTTTTAAGCCGCGAACGCCTCGATGAAATCATGATCGAATCGCAGAAAAAAGCCTTTATGGGAACACTCGATGATGATGGCTATCATCCTTTGTTCTGGTGCTCCAAACTCCATTTCTATATTACCGATAATCCCTTTTATAATTTCCCTTACACCTTCGGTTACCTCTTTGCCGGCGGCGTGTATAACCGGGCCCGCGAAGAGGGACCGTCGTTTGCCGACAAATATATCGCCCTGATGGCCGATACCGGTAAGATGACCAGCGAGGATGTGGCCCGGAAACATATGGGCGTCGACCTTACCGGTGAGGAATTCTGGAACGATGCGGTCAGCCGCTGTATGGCCGATGTCGAGCTGTTTGTTAAGCTGGTCAACCAGAAGAAATAG
- a CDS encoding ferritin family protein, with protein sequence MDVFKYAMQMELDGKAYYEKMAAQAENELVKNILTDLAKDEQKHYNIFKRFSEGDFSEVEEFRGGSTRVLTNAKNIFQKLSSSGQTFDFGKDLRKTWLQAQEIEKKSEDFYREKATAEKNAQVKKTLGIIADEEHKHWVLIENVLHFLDRPKQWLEDAEWNNMESY encoded by the coding sequence ATGGACGTTTTCAAGTATGCGATGCAGATGGAACTGGACGGCAAAGCTTATTATGAAAAGATGGCCGCCCAGGCCGAAAATGAGCTGGTCAAGAATATTCTGACGGATCTGGCCAAAGATGAGCAAAAGCACTACAATATTTTCAAGAGATTCAGCGAGGGTGATTTTTCCGAGGTGGAAGAATTCCGAGGCGGCAGTACCCGGGTGTTGACCAACGCCAAAAATATCTTCCAGAAATTATCCTCATCGGGTCAGACCTTCGATTTCGGTAAGGATCTTCGCAAGACCTGGCTTCAAGCCCAGGAAATCGAGAAGAAGTCCGAGGATTTTTACCGTGAAAAGGCAACCGCCGAGAAAAATGCCCAGGTTAAAAAGACGCTCGGGATTATCGCCGACGAGGAACACAAACACTGGGTTTTAATCGAGAATGTTCTGCATTTTCTCGACCGTCCCAAGCAGTGGCTCGAGGACGCCGAGTGGAACAATATGGAATCGTACTGA